TCGTCAAGAATGTCGAAAAGCAAATCACTTTGATGATCAGGTCCAAGAGCTTCAGCTTTAATCACTTGCCATTGCCTAACAAGGGCTTCAGCTTCTTCCAAAGGCATCACTCCATTATATACGCCAGGTGACGGAGAAGATAAAGTCGTAGTGACATATGACGTTTGCCTGTTTACTGTATCCAAATGATTCATTGGGCTTATTTTCAAAGTTGACAAAAACTGCTTCAATCCTGCAGGAAGTTTATCACGCGTGGGCATGGCTTTGCTGACATGAAAATTGTCGAGTGAGGAGCACATGGTCCCATCAATATTTCTGTTACCCAACCCGGGCTGGTGCAACCGTCCAGTTGGTCTTCCTAACATCTTAGTAGTAGCAAAGACAATGCAACCTAGAACAGCAACAAATGTAATACGTCCAACAACATGTCCTTGGGCCATCCAGCTCAAACCAGCTTTGTTATGATAGCCACCCAAATCTCGTTTTAGTTGTGGAGATGGCGCACTTGTATCAGTCGTATTGCTTGTTTTTGCTTCTTGCATCGAACTTCTCAAGTTTGTTGGAGTCAACTGCTTGACCGCAGCTCCTAGATGTTGGGAAGATACCAGAGAGGCAAGACGATCATCTGAAACCACTAGATCAGATGAGATTACAGCTCTGTGGTTTACATTAGGATTAGTGTTTGACACAAGTTTGCTTTGCTTGTTGCCAATAACTTTCTTCTCTCGCCCAAAAAACTTCCCTACAGAAACACTTGTAAAGATTTACTACTCATAACCTAGCGGTATACTTTTTTTCAAAAATAATCATCTTTAAATTCTTACCAACGATGCAGAACAATCTCGGGTATCTGAAAATAAGCATAGCACAGTATCTTTCAGCCACTTTTCCTGGACAACGTAAATGTATCAGAGGACGAGCAAGTGTCAATGTCAAATTATCAATCAAAAGCTTTTAGGGAAATACTGCTGCCAGCAAAGAAATTTTCACAAGTACCAGTGCCATCAGATACCCATAAAAAGTATGACCCTTTACACTTAATTTCTCATTTCACTTAGAAAGTGTCGAAAAAATATTGCTTAATAACCCTTGATGATAGGCATCAACTTTCCAAGGCACCAAATTCCATTTTGCTATACATCAGTACCATTTGATTCGCAGGAGATGTAACAAaacattttactttttttttctgcAATTTACATAAGATGACAAACAGCAAATTGCACAAGCCATTTCACTATGTATTTGGCAAGAGCGTTACAAAAACAGCAAGCAGCAGCAAATAATTGAAAAAAGAGACCCTTGTGAATATCTCATGCTGTCTACAGTTTTCTATGCCTGGTCCATGATGCATACTCTCGAATAAGGGTTGTAGGCTATGCAAGGCCTTAGCCTCAACTCAGTCACACTCTCTAGGAATTCTCTTTTTCAAGCAAGGCAAGAGACAAACTAAATTAAGCTGAGTAGTGAATAGAGATACGGCAAATTTCGCTAAACAAGCTCAGCTTGACACATTTTTTTATTCTCAATTTTGTGGTTTAAGTTTCATCATAAGCACCATGGATTTGAATTTTGATGCTTATCAATTTAATTACTGACATTAGTCTCATGCGACTGTCTTACGCTTTCACTGTAACGTTATAACAGACTTGCGAAGTTTTAAGATAAAATGATGAGCTTTCAAGACAAAGACTGAATTTCATAGTCTAATTTAAAACTTGTCTTAAAACCTCACCATCTTATGTCATCCCAGGACAAAACATGACAAACTTAATTAACGAACAAGTAGTTCAAATTCAAGCTTACACACATATTGCAAATACATCATATAATCTCATCCCTGAGTCCCTGACATCTCTGACTGTTTTTCTATCATTCACTGTCATGTGAATTGTCCTTCTACACAAGATCATTCCAGTACCCTAGAAGTATCTAGATGTCCTCAAACTCGGAAGGAAATAGACAAAGAAGTATGCATAAAATCAGACTTACCAATGAGCAATTTGCAGTAGCAACATCTTTGTCTTGCTTCCCAAATATTGAGTTCCTTGATCCTGAGCTCTTTTTCAATTCAGCTTCTCGGAGCCGCTCAAGAGCGTCTGCCTCACTACCCTGATAATAAGCATAATACTGTCAATACAACTGGCGGTAAATTATAAACAAGTGCTTAAGAAAAGTCTCCAAGAAGGAAAATACCTGTCCTAGAAGGAACAAACAAAACGCTTCTTCAAGTTTCAAATCAGCACCATCGGAAACCATCAGGCACTCGCTTATTAGCTTTGCTTTGCTAATCTATGCAAAATGAGTGAAGTCAACATCTAAACAGACATCCATGCCATCCAACTAATAAAAAAATATGCATGATACTTCCTCATTAGATGTATTCTAAACACAAGAATCTATAATGCAGTGCTTACAGTAAACAAATTGAAACAGCAAATAGCATAACCAAAATTATACAGAAAAAATAGGAGATAAAGACAAACAGCATGAATACTGCAGCAGATGAGCCCAAAACGAATAATAAGTTGGATATGAAATGAAAGAATTACCAAATCTGTTTGCCTACTTGAGTAGCCAAAAGCAATATGGGCCATCAGTGCTGTATAGAAGCAATCAAAGTCAATCACGACTCTCTGGTTTTGTGAATCGAGAGACTTTTTGTTCTTTCGAGTGGATGCTAAACTGTCCCAAGGAATTAGATCAACAATCTCCACAGCCATTAGTTTACCAAGTGCCTGGCTAAAGAAGCTTGGCCAATCTTGAACTTGACATGAAGCTTCTACATCAAGACCCTGGCTCAGTAACTCTCTTAAAGCTGCAATAGCTCCACGTCTACGCTCAACATTATCTGGTGTCTGAGGCATCGCCAACAACTCCAATGTGCAGGCAGGTGCAAGTCCTTCCAAAGACTCTTCTATCTGTAGATAAGTTAAACCAATCATCAGGGCCAGAAATTTGAGGAGTTAAATACCATCACATTCGAATTCAACATGGATGCAAGATGTTAAACAGAAAACAGGCAAATCAATCATTCTTTTTTTTGTTGGACATCCTTATATGTATGATATGGTAAAAGCATAGAGTTCTAATTCCACATTATTAGTCAGTGAGCAAAGCAGAAGAAAGCTTTAATGCATCCATGAATGCAGAGGATTAAGAATTACCTCGAAAAGAAGATTCATTTTTTCAAGGGAACTTTTGCTCCTCAAAAGACATTGGGCACGAGCAAGGGCTTCAAATCCTTGAGATACTTTATTCTTCTCAAAATGGGTCTTTGCAATTGCACACTTCAAGAAAGCACCTATAATAAGATAGGGACACATAACAAGGTTGCTAGACTACACTTGGGACTTGCTGACATCTTTCCTGCTTATCTTACCTCGGCAAGAGCCATGGAGAGAAGCAAATCATGAACATGTGGCTTGGCATCAGGGTACTGAAGCGCCGCTCGACCAACTTCTAAAACAAGCTTCTCTTCTCCAACCTGCAAATAGCATTTCCATCATTAAACTTCAAGAAGCCTTGATAACATATAAATTTTACATACATACCCATAATAACCAAATCAATGTTTCACATGGAAACGTATAAAATGGTTGGGTAATGGTCTCCTACGAAGAGGAATTAGAGAAAAAAGATCTAAGAGAAGCAAACGTCTTGGATTTGGATACAGATGTCAGTTGAAGTTATATCCAAGCCCATTTGTGAAAACAAACATAGAACACCTGACAGAGGTAAGAGATTATATGACCTTATGATAGAAACTTCAACGTAAACCGTCCATACTTAATTAAAAGCAATTAACTAATTACTAAGTGGAAGACGTTATAAATCAGAAGAAAACACGACAGAAGAATTTTAATCATCTGCATAATTTTACCTCCTGAAGAAGACATAGAGCACCAGGTAACCAAACCCATGGAATTCGCAGAGTAGATTTTGGCGGAATCTTCTCTTTGATATTGCCAGCATACTCCGGTTCGAAAAGGAGTTTATCTCTAACATCCATCAATAAATCCTGCAGATATAGCAGATATGGAGTTATATCGAGTAATGACAAACGATTAAGAGCATCATAGAGCTGGTAAGATCTTGGTAAGCATGTATATCATCTACAAATTGGACTTTTTTACCCGACGAGAAGTAACAGCTTCTGTAGTGTACCCATCTTCCACCTCAGCATTTTTCAGATCCATCACAGACTTCACTATATGATCCTTCTCTGCCCTATCAGGAACACCAATAATCTGCAAAAATAGATCCATTCAACATCTTACCTAATAAATAGCGACTAGTTACCAGAAATACCATAGTAATAACAAGTAAGCAACTATATATGACCAAAAATAGGAATTCTAACAGCCAATATTGACTATTGAGCATCTAGCAAGAAATACAGCCATAGAACTCCGTCATATAATTAGAAATGGGCACAAAAGGATCAACCGAAGAACATAGTGTGGGAAATAAGCCTAAAATATCATCTCTTCTATCTTGCAGAGAATTATCAGGTGGAATGACGAGACTGTGTGATAATCTATTCAAATACCAAATCCCGCCACCGTTCAATTACATTACATATCAAAAGTTAAGCTATACTCCATAATAATTTACTCATAATCACCCCCTGATGACAAGCACCACCAGTCCAGCATCATATTCCATCAGAAAATAGTGGGACTAAATTTGTCCCTCACTCACTCACAAGAATAAAACATCTAATCAACACCGGATAAGAATCTGAATAACACACACGAATAGGAATCCGAATAtcacacaaaaacaaacaaacatatGATAACAAGCCCAATAGTGTGAGACAAAATTTGTCACTCACTCACTCTCCAAGTCTCCAACGTACAATAAGAACCCAAATAGTGTGAGACTAAATTTGTCACTCACGTTGTCACTCACTCTCCATATATACGATAAGAATCTGAATATCGGACCAAAACCGATTAATCAACGGCATAAAACGTTCATAATCTCGATAAATATCCGAAAGAAAACTTAATATACCAGAGAAAACATCACATTAGTTCACTCGACGGTCACTCAATAATCAACTAAAAAAGTTCGCGAAAAAACAAGGAAATTAATCTGCTCCACATTCAGCAATATTTACAATCGCGAACCTGAAATTCAACTCAAAACAGCTAAAAATATAACAAAATattgaaatgtttaaaaaataAATAGAAATTCTACCTGATAACAACTAACGGGGATCTCAACACCGGCGACACTAGAAGTAGTATGACCATTAACATGCGCATCCAAAAGCCGCAACGACGTCGTCGCAGCATGAGCTCTCCAACGACGTCGTAAATCGCGACCTACGGCGGCGGACACGGCAGCGTCACGGCGTTGAAAAGCAGAACAAATAGGAATTCTACGAAACGAGCAATAATGCGACGCCGATGAAATTTCCGGTAACAAAATACTCGGaattgatgatgttgatgatgatgtcgCCGCCattagatgatgatgatgatgataactgTTGGAATTCATCAAATTAACATCGCATTTTACAAATCAATTGAAAAattaaaccctaaaaattaagCGGAATTCATCGAATTAACAACCGCATTTTATATTCACGTATTGATTGAAGAAATAAAACCTAAAATTGGGGATTTTGATGAGTGAATTTGGATGTTGAGGTTTTGTGGAGTTGTATGCACGACGAAAATGGAGGAGAGAGAAGGTTGCACTGACCACTACTACTTCACTTGTCGATTGATTTAATTTCATTACATACACAGTACAAAATAATTAGCCTGTTTGAGACGGTTTACGCTAATATAGTATAGATAGTATCcaacaaaaagaaaaacaaattatTAAAAATTTTGTTGTATAAATTTTacaaaaaatgaaaaatgggAGTTTTGCTTGGCCTTCACTCGTTCTTGTCTTTTCCTTTTCCACTTTTaattattttcttctttttctcttttactttttttatattaattattattattattattattattattatataattgctTTTTCCCAATCAAATTTATCCACTTTACAAACACAAAGTGATCTCCTAGAAATTACCTAAATTTTAGAGTTTCTGGACACTACCAAATGAAAAATGTTTTGTTTATTGAAGATGTATCGTAAAACATTGTTAACTaatatattactccctccatactTAACCACCGCAAATtgttttgattaaaaaaaatgatttatTTCAATATTTTTTACTAAAATTTTGACTAAAAGGAGAGGGGTAAAGATTGTGACTAATTTggacaaaattatgattaatttgattgacattttgacttatttgtcggaattttagttaatttggaaaaaaaaattgtcgaattTGCTCATTAATTTCAATTTGATACTTTTCGacaaaagtaaaaaaatattAGGTATTTTCTCGCGAAATTAAAAACTTTAGGTAGTATTTATGAAAATAAGGTAAAtattaggtagtttttgacaaaaaaaactcttattattattatataattgctTTTTCCCAATCAAATTTATCCACTTTACAAACACAAAGTAATTAATGTTATAGAAATATCTTCTTGGATCTGTTTCACACTTTAGTCGGTTAGTAGAGACTTAATGGAATATATTTTCGACAAAACTATGGTACTCATTTTGCAGTAAGGATCCTCTGTTCCATTTGATGTCCTATTGTATGTGTCGCACCACTTACCTTCTAACACATCAACAAGTTTATATATTTGTTGCAATATTTTATTTTACCACAAGTAATGCCCTACGTGATGTGTCAAAAGTTAAGTTGAGTGACACACATAAAAATGGGACAGATAATCCTCATTGCTCATTTTGTGCTACTCAATGATAAGTATTTGATTATTTTTCATGCAAGTGAACGACTAATTTACGTATCAAGCATTAGTCAAATAGAGAGGTAAAAAAAAAGAGCCAGGAGTAATTGAAACAACTAAATTAAATATGTAAACCAATAACAGCGATGGAGGTAATTTTTCCATTGAAATACAGCGAACCACAACATTGATATCAAATATTCCGTCCTTAGAGTTAGATCTTAGATGTACAATTGTACATAATATTTTACTCGTGTGCCAATCGAGTGTGTTTTCAAATGAATCTCGATGAAAATTGCAACGTCAATAAAGTGAATAAAGTAAACTGTTGAAAATCTATTAAGATAGAAACTGAATAaacaaattttaatttaaaaggaTTGTTGAAATCTATCACGCCAAGCTTGTACGCATTTCCTCACCAACTGTAGCAAATATTTCTTCAACCCTGAAATAGGATGGATATACTTAGATCATAAGTATACTGTAAGATGGACATAAGCAAAATCGACAATGAAACAGTACTTTTGATGACCCAATCAATTACTTCAAAATTATCAGTACAAGAAATGACTATATACAAACAACTCAGCTTCACACCCGATTTGTACAGGTATTGAAATCACCTGCAGTTTTGAGGCAGTGTCAACGGAACACTTGTAGGTACCGGCAGAAGTACATACATGCATTCATCGGCATCTCGTTTACTCTTTTAAATGTGCATCTTGTAGAAGACGACCAACCCAAATTCTCAAAGTATAAAGTTAGTGAATTGGTCTTAAGTGTCATATGTAAAAGTTTTAGCGCTCCTCTAATTATTCACTTGTACCAAGCAAGCCATAATATTTGAAAGAAAGGCCTTCAGAATCGGCATGACAAATGACAATACCAGAATGGGCTACCTGAGCCCTTTCTTTTACCAGCCTCCAACCTAAGCTAACATTCTAACGTTTGGCTGTTTGCATAAAATCATATCATGAAGAGGGATGTTTGAAAACGGGTGTACGGAGTCAATACCCTTATTATCTTAAAACACCCCTTGGGCCATGTCTGAAACAAAATGTTGCAACTGCAAGAATGATCTGAGAAGATGGTGCTTCTCTATTGGCATATTTATCAGCTACTCCATC
Above is a genomic segment from Silene latifolia isolate original U9 population unplaced genomic scaffold, ASM4854445v1 scaffold_467, whole genome shotgun sequence containing:
- the LOC141639599 gene encoding plastid division protein CDP1, chloroplastic, with protein sequence MKLNQSTSEVVVVSATFSLLHFRRAYNSTKPQHPNSLIKIPNFSYHHHHHLMAATSSSTSSIPSILLPEISSASHYCSFRRIPICSAFQRRDAAVSAAVGRDLRRRWRAHAATTSLRLLDAHVNGHTTSSVAGVEIPVSCYQIIGVPDRAEKDHIVKSVMDLKNAEVEDGYTTEAVTSRRDLLMDVRDKLLFEPEYAGNIKEKIPPKSTLRIPWVWLPGALCLLQEVGEEKLVLEVGRAALQYPDAKPHVHDLLLSMALAECAIAKTHFEKNKVSQGFEALARAQCLLRSKSSLEKMNLLFEIEESLEGLAPACTLELLAMPQTPDNVERRRGAIAALRELLSQGLDVEASCQVQDWPSFFSQALGKLMAVEIVDLIPWDSLASTRKNKKSLDSQNQRVVIDFDCFYTALMAHIAFGYSSRQTDLISKAKLISECLMVSDGADLKLEEAFCLFLLGQGSEADALERLREAELKKSSGSRNSIFGKQDKDVATANCSLEKWLKDTVLCLFSDTRDCSASVSVGKFFGREKKVIGNKQSKLVSNTNPNVNHRAVISSDLVVSDDRLASLVSSQHLGAAVKQLTPTNLRSSMQEAKTSNTTDTSAPSPQLKRDLGGYHNKAGLSWMAQGHVVGRITFVAVLGCIVFATTKMLGRPTGRLHQPGLGNRNIDGTMCSSLDNFHVSKAMPTRDKLPAGLKQFLSTLKISPMNHLDTVNRQTSYVTTTLSSPSPGVYNGVMPLEEAEALVRQWQVIKAEALGPDHQSDLLFDILDEDMLVEWQALADAAKGRSCFWRFVLLQLSVLRAGILSNSTGPEMAEVEVLLEEAAELVDGNDQKNPNYYSTYRITYLLKRQDDGSWRFCKADIDTSS